From a region of the Daphnia pulicaria isolate SC F1-1A chromosome 1, SC_F0-13Bv2, whole genome shotgun sequence genome:
- the LOC124320747 gene encoding SAP domain-containing ribonucleoprotein-like, whose amino-acid sequence MDISKLKVVDLKKELKTRGLSTIGTKNELMERLQDAVQDDDTGDNGALDNDDLLDEEAVLADEEAILEEGNANLIAQEDDAVLLTPTALSAPKVTVEKTVQDSKNEIVSPHKKIILNRKVVTPPSDSGTVSQENDDHLKYDANKGDESDSKEEKKVIKLGSLSAEERAKLRAQKFGVPIPDSVKKAVRAERFGGTNSTESNTSKPQVPDNDKLLKRQARFGVVSNSNSEVDEKKQKRAERFGTTSTAVGSSDEQKRKRAERFGLA is encoded by the exons ATGGACATCTCTAAATTAAAA GTTGTGGACCTTAAAAAAGAGTTAAAAACACGAGGCCTCAGCACCATTGGCActaaaaatgaattgatgGAAAGACTGCAAGATGCTGTGCAAG ATGACGATACTGGAGATAATGGCGCCTTAGACAATGATGACCTTTTGGATGAGGAGGCAGTTTTAGCA GATGAAGAAGCTATTTTAGAGGAAGGAAATGCAAATTTGATCGCCCAAGAAGATGATGCAGTTCTTTTAACACCTACTGCATTGAGTGCCCCCAAAGTTACAGTTGAAAA GACTGTTCAGGACTCGAAGAATGAAATAGTTTCTCCCCATAAAAAAATCATCTTGAACAGAAAGGTGGTAACTCCTCCATCAGATTCTGGCACAGTTTCACAGGAAAATGACGACCACCTTAAATATGATGCCAATAAAGGTGATGAATCTGActcaaaggaagaaaagaaggtgATTAAACTTGGTTCCTTATCTGCCGAAGAAAGAGCCAAACTAAGAGCACAGAAATTTGGTGTTCCTATTCCCGATTCTGTGAAGAAAGCTGTTCGAGCAGAAAGATTTGGCGGTACAAATAGCACAGAATCAAACACATCAAAACCTCAG gtTCCTGATAATGACAAACTTCTGAAAAGGCAAGCTCGCTTTGGCGTCGTTTCTAATTCTAATTCCGAAGTTGATGAGAAGAAACAGAAGCGAGCAGAGAGATTCGGAACTACGAGCACTGCGGTCGGTAGTTCTGACGAACAGAAGCGCAAGCGTGCTGAACGTTTCGGACTTGCCTGA